A DNA window from Drosophila biarmipes strain raj3 chromosome 2R, RU_DBia_V1.1, whole genome shotgun sequence contains the following coding sequences:
- the LOC108036478 gene encoding protein kintoun has translation MSASAAGSRNKHSKTRDDEQLDITKDELNRIKEALNQEEFRKLFFDYVEEIQDPENRKIYEEEITQLEKERGVEVRFIHPQPGFVIKTALDGELKCFINIAGSPEIERPKNEVATDPSNGSRGLSWSIPMAQTASRSDCDAKNNHCKVFDVVFHPDALHLAKRNKQFRQCLIDTALDAVEREYKVSLDRANLKFPKLDYKGIARPTVIRKLADNPSAEEQEPHPLAHMFPTKKPSGEKVEPRVLPMKTKPTPKPEYTVPKYSIKHSHDVDLSEYTDELDAKLHVTVPRSLVVEIELPLLRSTAECQLDVTSKSVYLFSERQGAKYRLKLDLPFTVDDKAGRARFDTDLRRLSITLPVVRKSGQEQAQMHDTLRHFSREDSGVELHSNSESPVEEDPDGELSDSKADTSEIATPTATPVRNANSPFLKSTVHYQLPNKFDCNVLDNVMAFVLHVPNVQPDSIEQLREQRSLHLQFATIGSGYYPTHYAFYVELPAEDEAYAIESVEAEAWDNNVVLKLCLSSQSETPASYLAGLDATDLKEYPVHGQYNVKGKGGVKAKKEIAPLDVKFERGQEGQALKVTIRPGAKEEEQKQEEEDDEHQEQEQESEEQHQQQAQNKKPGKKQRKRNKKERSLSESACDDMVQAQEAVAENPQPQPNPTFKLPSQRKQRSYSECNDRSGGSYRGILKRFSRYGPRPSISDSCSSIDDCSSYSCSVDASGTSLFSHSFGGIPEEDRSDAGLSESCKKTVRFNDHIMKQVFRLDSSILGQRKKNQKRRDLKLRAQQRRLSEGDSVDYEETRGSALKQKENQSRNANKPKKEALLHDSGLDLTGAAGSQGSHNESEPKNAMMFEMDD, from the exons ATGTCCGCATCAGCTGCCGGTTCGCGTAATAAACACTCTAAGACCCGTGACGATGAGCAGCTCGACATAACCAAGGACGAGTTGAACCGGATCAAGGAGGCCCTCAACCAGGAGGAGTTCCGCAAGCTGTTCTTCGACTACGTCGAGGAGATCCAGGATCCCGAGAACCGCAAGATCTACGAAGAGGAAATCACCCAGCTGGAGAAGGAGCGTGGGGTGGAGGTGAGGTTTATCCACCCGCAGCCGGGCTTCGTGATCAAGACTGCCCTGGATGGTGAACTGAAGTGTTTCATCAACATTGCCGGCTCGCCGGAGATCGAGCGGCCCAAGAATGAAGTGGCCACGGATCCATCTAATGGCAGTCGCGGCCTGAGCTGGTCCATTCCCATGGCCCAGACTGCGTCGCGCAGTGACTGCGATGCCAAGAACAACCACTGCAAGGTGTTCGATGTGGTCTTCCATCCGGATGCCCTGCACCTGGCCAAGCGGAACAAGCAGTTCCGGCAGTGCCTCATCGACACCGCCCTGGACGCCGTCGAGCGGGAGTACAAGGTCTCGCTGGACCGCGCCAATCTCAAATTCCCCAAGCTGGACTACAAGGGCATCGCCCGTCCCACTGTGATACGCAAGCTGGCCGATAATCCCTCGgccgaggagcaggagccacATCCCCTGGCGCACATGTTCCCCACAAAGAAACCCTCCGGCGAAAAGGTGGAGCCCCGTGTTCTGCCCATGAAGACGAAGCCCACTCCCAAGCCGGAGTATACGGTGCCCAAGTATTCGATCAAGCACAGCCACGACGTGGACTTGTCGGAGTACACGGACGAGCTGGACGCCAAGCTACACGTGACCGTTCCTCGCTCCCTTGTCGTCGAGATCGAGCTGCCCCTGCTCCGCTCCACGGCCGAGTGCCAGCTGGATGTCACCTCGAAGTCGGTGTATCTGTTCAGCGAGCGGCAGGGCGCCAAGTACCGCCTGAAACTGGACCTGCCCTTCACCGTGGACGACAAGGCGGGCAGAGCTCGCTTCGACACGGATCTGCGTCGCTTGAGCATCACGTTGCCCGTGGTCCGAAAAAGCGGCCAGGAGCAGGCCCAGATGCACGACACCTTGCGCCACTTCAGCCGCGAGGACAGCGGCGTGGAGCTGCATTCCAACAGCGAGTCGCCAGTGGAGGAGGACCCCGATGGCGAGCTCAGCGATTCCAAGGCGGATACCTCCGAGATTG ccacgcccactgccaCGCCTGTGCGTAACGCCAACAGTCCGTTCCTCAAGAGCACCGTTCACTACCAACTGCCCAACAAATTCGACTGCAACGTGCTGGACAATGTGATGGCCTTCGTGCTGCACGTGCCCAACGTTCAGCCCGACTCCATTGAGCAGTTGAGGGAGCAGCGGAGCCTGCATCTGCAGTTCGCCACCATCGGCAGTGGCTACTATCCCACCCACTATGCCTTCTACGTAGAGCTGCCGGCGGAGGATGAGGCATACGCCATCGAAAGCGTCGAGGCTGAGGCCTGGGACAACAATGTGGTACTCAAGCTGTGCCTGAGCTCGCAGAGCGAGACTCCGGCTAGCTATCTGGCCGGACTAGATGCCACGGATCTCAAGGAGTACCCAGTGCATGGCCAGTACAATGTTAAGGGCAAGGGAGGAGTTAAGGCAAAGAAGGAGATTGCCCCTCTGGATGTTAAGTTCGAGCGCGGCCAGGAAGGTCAGGCCCTGAAGGTAACCATACGTCCCGGGgccaaggaggaggagcagaagcaggaggaggaggacgacgagcatcaggagcaggagcaagAAAGCGaggagcagcaccagcagcaggctCAGAACAAGAAGCCCGGCAAGAAGCAGCGGAAGCGGAACAAGAAGGAGCGCTCCTTGTCCGAGTCGGCCTGCGATGATATGGTCCAGGCGCAGGAGGCCGTGGCTGAAAATCCTCAACCTCAGCCGAATCCCACATTCAAGCTGCCCTCGCAGCGCAAGCAGCGCAGCTACTCGGAGTGCAACGACAGAAGCGGAGGCTCCTATCGCGGCATCCTCAAGCGATTCAGCCGCTATGGACCCCGACCCTCGATCTCGGACAGCTGCTCCTCGATCGACGACTGCTCCTCGTACTCGTGCTCCGTGGACGCCTCTGGCACATCGCTGTTCTCGCATTCGTTTGGCGGCATTCCCGAGGAAGATCGCTCCGATGCCGGGCTCTCGGAGAGCTGCAAGAAGACTGTTAGGTTTAATGATCACATCATGAAGCAAGTGTTCCG ACTTGACTCGAGCATCCTGGGTCAGCGCAAGAAGAACCAGAAGCGACGCGATCTCAAGCTGCGGGCTCAGCAGCGTCGCCTGAGCGAAGGAGATTCCGTGGATTACGAGGAGACCCGTGGCAGTGCCCTCAAG caaaaagaaaatcaatCGAGAAATGCCAACAAGCCCAAGAAGGAGGCCCTGCTCCACGACAGCGGACTGGATCTCACTGGAGCAGCAGGTTCGCAAGGCAGCCACAACGAATCGGAGCCCAAGAACGCCATGATGTTTGAAATGGATGATTAG